From Acidovorax sp. FHTAMBA, one genomic window encodes:
- a CDS encoding DUF2905 domain-containing protein, with the protein MIRWFLVIFLALMLISWLSPFLRRMGFGRLPGDLRFRWLGRDWDVPVASTLLLSFVLSLLVKWL; encoded by the coding sequence ATGATCCGCTGGTTCCTCGTCATCTTCCTGGCCCTGATGCTGATCAGCTGGCTGTCGCCCTTTTTACGGCGCATGGGGTTTGGGCGCCTGCCGGGAGATCTGCGGTTTCGCTGGCTGGGGCGCGACTGGGATGTGCCGGTGGCGTCCACGCTGCTACTGAGCTTCGTCCTCAGCCTTCTGGTGAAGTGGCTTTGA
- the trxC gene encoding thioredoxin TrxC translates to MTEALHIVCPHCHTTNRVQSADLGSAPDCGKCHQHLFAGAPLELDATSFDKHVARSHIPVLVDFWAPWCGPCRQMAPAFAQAARELEPRVRLAKLNTEDQQAIAARYAISSIPTMILFQQGREVARISGALGAADIVRWVRTTAG, encoded by the coding sequence ATGACCGAAGCACTGCACATTGTCTGCCCCCATTGCCACACCACCAATCGCGTGCAGAGTGCCGACCTGGGCAGCGCGCCTGATTGCGGCAAGTGCCACCAGCACCTCTTTGCTGGCGCGCCGCTGGAGCTTGATGCCACCAGCTTTGACAAACACGTGGCGCGCAGTCACATCCCGGTGCTGGTGGACTTCTGGGCTCCGTGGTGCGGACCCTGCCGCCAGATGGCGCCTGCGTTTGCGCAGGCGGCCCGCGAGCTGGAGCCCCGTGTGCGCCTGGCCAAGCTCAATACCGAAGACCAGCAGGCCATCGCGGCGCGCTATGCCATCAGCAGTATTCCGACCATGATCCTGTTCCAGCAGGGACGCGAGGTGGCGCGCATTTCCGGCGCGCTGGGGGCTGCAGACATCGTGCGCTGGGTGCGTACCACCGCAGGTTGA
- a CDS encoding DoxX family protein yields the protein MTTRTHVPAVPPKGPRGLGARLADTATWLTPHSLLALVNRVAIAGIFWMSARTKVDGWFTISDSAYMLFREEYRLPLLPPDLAAQMATVAEHVFPVLLVLGLFTRLSALALLGMTLIIQVFVYPDAWATHLSWAGLMLYLVGRGAGSVSADRVLGIR from the coding sequence ATGACCACCCGCACACACGTGCCCGCTGTACCTCCCAAGGGCCCTCGCGGGCTGGGCGCGCGCCTGGCCGACACCGCCACATGGCTTACCCCGCACAGCCTGCTGGCGCTGGTCAACCGGGTGGCCATCGCAGGCATCTTCTGGATGTCGGCCCGCACCAAGGTCGATGGCTGGTTCACCATCTCCGACAGCGCCTACATGCTGTTCCGCGAGGAATACAGGCTGCCCCTGCTGCCGCCCGATCTGGCGGCGCAGATGGCCACCGTGGCCGAGCATGTGTTTCCGGTGCTGCTGGTGCTGGGCCTGTTCACCCGCCTGTCTGCCCTGGCCTTGCTGGGCATGACACTGATCATCCAGGTGTTTGTCTACCCCGATGCGTGGGCCACCCATCTGTCATGGGCAGGGCTGATGCTGTACCTGGTGGGGCGCGGCGCAGGCAGCGTGTCGGCGGACCGCGTGCTGGGAATCCGCTGA
- a CDS encoding glycoside hydrolase family 15 protein, producing MNTAAHDPQAGSLNLGMIGNCAISALIDDHARMVWCCLPRFDGDPVFNALLQPGEEGSHFAIELEDLASAHQWYEPNTAILRTQLFDKAGHGIEITDFAPRFYSRSRYFRPMTLVRRVRPIQGAPRIRVALKVRYDWGQTTPGITRGSNHIRYVGGSMTLRLSTDAPVSHVLSGQAFVLTREHNFLLGADETLVDGIADTARHFEQETTAYWRSWSRALAIPLEWQEAVIRAAITLKLSLYEDTGAIVAAMTTSIPESAHSGRNWDYRYCWLRDAFFVVRALNSISEVGTMEDYLRWLSNVVVEGGGGHIQPLFGIGLEKDLPESFVPQLAGYRGMGPVRVGNQAAEHFQHDVYGNIVLGAAQAFHDHRLLHRAGLAEFKRLEQVGDNAVRVYGQPDAGMWELRTRARVHTSSALMSWAACDRLAKIAATLQLADRASHWQQHADRMRTEILDQSWCEERQAFAESFGGHELDASVLLMAEVGLIDPKDPRFVSTVEAMEKSLCDGPYMRRYEAADDFGKPETAFNICTFWRIDALARIGRKAEARAIFETMLAARNPLGLLSEDTHPDTREMWGNFPQTYSMVGVINAAVRLSAPWDSVI from the coding sequence ATGAATACCGCCGCCCACGACCCCCAAGCGGGCTCGCTCAACCTCGGGATGATCGGCAACTGCGCCATCAGTGCACTGATTGACGACCACGCCCGCATGGTGTGGTGCTGCCTGCCCCGTTTTGACGGCGACCCGGTGTTCAACGCCCTGCTGCAGCCTGGCGAAGAAGGCAGCCACTTCGCCATCGAACTCGAAGACCTGGCCTCGGCCCACCAGTGGTACGAGCCCAACACCGCCATCCTGCGCACGCAGCTGTTCGACAAGGCGGGCCACGGCATCGAGATCACCGACTTTGCGCCGCGCTTTTACAGCCGCTCGCGCTACTTCCGGCCCATGACGCTGGTGCGCCGGGTGCGCCCCATCCAGGGTGCGCCGCGCATCCGCGTGGCGCTCAAGGTGCGCTACGACTGGGGCCAGACCACGCCCGGGATCACGCGCGGCAGCAACCACATCCGCTATGTGGGCGGGAGCATGACGCTGCGCCTGTCCACCGATGCGCCGGTGTCGCATGTGCTGTCGGGCCAGGCATTTGTGCTCACGCGCGAACACAACTTCTTGCTGGGCGCCGACGAGACGCTGGTGGACGGCATTGCCGACACCGCCCGCCACTTCGAGCAGGAGACCACGGCCTACTGGCGCAGCTGGAGCCGCGCGCTGGCCATTCCGCTGGAGTGGCAGGAGGCCGTGATCCGCGCAGCCATCACGCTCAAGCTGTCGCTGTACGAAGACACCGGCGCCATCGTGGCCGCCATGACGACCAGCATCCCCGAGTCCGCCCACAGCGGCCGCAACTGGGACTACCGCTACTGCTGGCTGCGCGATGCGTTCTTTGTGGTGCGCGCGCTCAACAGCATCTCCGAGGTGGGCACCATGGAGGACTACCTGCGCTGGCTGAGCAACGTGGTGGTCGAAGGCGGCGGCGGCCATATCCAGCCGCTCTTTGGCATTGGGCTGGAGAAAGACCTGCCCGAAAGTTTCGTACCCCAGCTGGCGGGCTACCGGGGCATGGGCCCGGTGCGCGTGGGCAACCAGGCGGCCGAGCATTTTCAGCACGACGTGTACGGCAACATCGTGCTGGGCGCGGCCCAGGCCTTCCACGACCACCGCCTGCTGCACCGCGCGGGCCTGGCCGAATTCAAGCGGCTGGAACAGGTGGGCGACAACGCCGTGCGCGTGTACGGCCAGCCCGATGCGGGCATGTGGGAGCTGCGCACGCGCGCCCGGGTGCACACCTCCTCGGCCCTGATGAGCTGGGCCGCCTGCGACCGCCTGGCCAAGATCGCCGCCACGCTGCAGCTGGCCGACCGCGCCAGCCACTGGCAGCAACATGCCGACCGCATGCGCACCGAGATCCTCGACCAATCGTGGTGCGAAGAACGCCAGGCGTTTGCCGAGAGCTTTGGCGGGCACGAGCTGGATGCCAGTGTGCTGCTGATGGCCGAGGTGGGACTCATCGACCCCAAAGACCCGCGCTTTGTGAGCACCGTGGAGGCCATGGAGAAAAGCCTGTGCGATGGCCCCTACATGCGCCGCTACGAGGCGGCCGACGACTTCGGCAAGCCCGAAACGGCCTTCAACATCTGCACTTTCTGGCGCATCGACGCGCTGGCGCGCATTGGCCGCAAGGCCGAGGCGCGGGCCATCTTCGAGACCATGCTGGCCGCCCGCAACCCGCTGGGCCTGCTGTCGGAAGACACGCACCCCGACACCCGCGAGATGTGGGGCAACTTCCCGCAGACCTATTCCATGGTGGGCGTGATCAACGCTGCCGTGCGCCTGTCGGCGCCCTGGGACAGCGTGATTTGA
- a CDS encoding sigma-70 family RNA polymerase sigma factor, translating to MESVEERLRGLLLQGLDTDAAAYQRFLKELSAHLRAFMRRRLAQRPDEVEDLVQETLLAVHNQRHTYRPDMPVTAWAHAIARYKLIDWLRSHAVKEGRNDPLDDADELFASSDSEAAEARRDLGQLLRTLPDKQRLPIEYVKLEGLSVVETARLTGLSESAVKVGVHRGLKALAGRIRDMTYAKQGSSESTGASKGSSLQPELRKSQEEWHENR from the coding sequence ATGGAGAGTGTGGAAGAGCGCCTGCGAGGCTTGTTGCTGCAGGGGCTGGATACCGACGCAGCCGCCTACCAGCGCTTTTTGAAAGAGCTGAGTGCCCACCTGCGCGCCTTCATGCGCCGCCGCCTTGCGCAGCGGCCCGATGAAGTGGAAGACCTGGTGCAGGAAACGCTGCTGGCGGTGCACAACCAGCGCCACACCTACCGGCCCGACATGCCGGTGACGGCCTGGGCGCATGCCATTGCGCGCTACAAGCTCATCGACTGGCTGCGCTCGCACGCAGTGAAAGAAGGGCGCAACGACCCGCTGGACGATGCCGACGAGTTGTTTGCCAGCAGCGACAGCGAGGCCGCCGAAGCCCGGCGGGACCTGGGGCAACTGTTGCGCACGCTGCCCGACAAGCAGCGCCTGCCGATTGAGTATGTGAAGCTGGAAGGTTTGTCGGTGGTTGAGACGGCGCGCCTCACGGGGCTGTCGGAGTCAGCCGTCAAAGTCGGCGTGCACCGGGGGCTGAAGGCCTTGGCCGGCAGGATCAGAGACATGACTTACGCAAAACAGGGTTCAAGCGAATCGACAGGTGCATCCAAAGGCTCGTCGTTGCAGCCTGAATTGCGCAAGTCCCAGGAGGAATGGCATGAAAACCGATGA
- a CDS encoding DUF1109 domain-containing protein — protein MKTDELIHLLVADDRPVQRNAIEQRFLVATLAGMAGAGVLMLALFGLRPGLLATMALPMFWGKLVFAAALAAAGLALLRRMARPGMAVGHAALWLAMPPLVLWGMALWALSQVSAAERMPLILGSTWRTCPFSIAALSVPAFVASFWALRGAAPTRLAWAGAGAGLLAGALGALVYALHCPEMAAPFLAVWYLAGMAIPTALGALLAPHLLRW, from the coding sequence ATGAAAACCGATGAATTGATCCACCTGCTGGTCGCCGATGACCGGCCAGTGCAGCGCAACGCGATAGAGCAGCGGTTTTTGGTGGCCACGCTGGCGGGCATGGCCGGTGCCGGGGTGTTGATGCTGGCCCTGTTCGGCCTGCGCCCCGGTTTGCTGGCGACCATGGCGCTGCCCATGTTCTGGGGCAAGCTGGTGTTTGCGGCTGCGCTGGCTGCTGCCGGGCTGGCGCTGCTGCGCCGCATGGCCCGCCCGGGCATGGCGGTGGGGCACGCGGCGCTGTGGCTGGCCATGCCGCCGCTGGTGCTGTGGGGCATGGCCTTGTGGGCGTTGTCGCAGGTGTCGGCTGCAGAGCGCATGCCGCTCATCCTGGGAAGCACCTGGCGCACCTGTCCGTTCAGCATCGCGGCGCTGTCGGTGCCAGCGTTTGTGGCGAGCTTCTGGGCTCTCCGGGGCGCCGCGCCCACGCGCCTGGCGTGGGCGGGCGCCGGCGCCGGCTTGCTGGCAGGTGCGCTGGGTGCGCTGGTGTACGCCCTGCATTGCCCCGAGATGGCCGCCCCGTTCCTGGCGGTGTGGTACCTGGCGGGCATGGCGATTCCGACGGCGCTGGGGGCATTGCTGGCGCCGCACCTGCTGCGCTGGTAG
- the otsA gene encoding alpha,alpha-trehalose-phosphate synthase (UDP-forming) produces the protein MSRLVVISNRVADPRKPAAGGLAVALGEALNQTGGLWFGWSGTVVEEGTPGEGELHTRNAGAVTLATVDLCREDHDSYYHGYSNSVLWPVFHYRLDLADFNASYIAGYRRVNQMFARKLLPLLRDDDVIWVHDYHLIPLAAELRAMGCKQRIGFFLHIPMPPPLIMAAIPQHEWLMRSLFAYDLVGLQSEADVAHFKRYVRNEGSAEEVDDKRVRAFGATVAVQAFPIGIDVDEFTRLTAAPDAVETFEKMRGEYSRRRLLLGIDRLDYSKGIPHRVRAFRELLDRYPENRNSATLIMIASPTRDDVHAYADLRQELEGLCGSVNGDYGELDWMPVRYIHRMVARKRVPGLCRAASVGLVTPLRDGMNLVAKEYVVAQDADDPGVLVLSRFAGAAEQLKEALLVNPYDTQGMADTIQLALQMPLVERQARHQKLMARIRQHDVHWWRKTFLSALQNSEE, from the coding sequence ATGAGCAGACTTGTCGTGATCTCCAACCGTGTCGCAGACCCCCGCAAACCCGCCGCTGGTGGTCTTGCGGTGGCACTGGGCGAGGCCCTCAACCAGACGGGAGGCCTGTGGTTTGGATGGAGCGGCACCGTGGTGGAAGAAGGTACCCCGGGTGAGGGCGAGTTGCACACCCGCAACGCCGGCGCCGTCACCCTAGCCACTGTGGACCTGTGCCGCGAAGACCACGACAGCTACTACCACGGCTACAGCAACAGCGTGCTGTGGCCGGTGTTCCATTACCGGCTGGACCTTGCCGACTTCAACGCCAGCTACATCGCGGGCTACCGGCGCGTGAACCAGATGTTTGCGCGCAAGCTGCTGCCGCTGCTGCGCGACGACGATGTGATCTGGGTGCACGACTACCACCTGATCCCGCTGGCCGCCGAGCTGCGCGCCATGGGCTGCAAACAGCGCATCGGGTTCTTCCTGCACATTCCCATGCCGCCGCCGCTCATCATGGCGGCCATCCCGCAACACGAGTGGCTGATGCGCTCATTGTTTGCCTACGACCTGGTGGGCCTGCAGAGCGAGGCCGATGTGGCGCACTTCAAGCGCTATGTGCGCAACGAGGGCAGCGCCGAGGAGGTGGACGACAAGCGGGTGCGTGCGTTTGGCGCCACGGTGGCGGTGCAGGCCTTTCCCATCGGCATCGATGTGGATGAGTTCACGCGCCTGACTGCCGCGCCCGACGCGGTGGAAACCTTCGAGAAGATGCGCGGCGAATACTCGCGGCGGCGCCTCCTGCTCGGCATCGACCGGCTCGACTACTCCAAGGGCATCCCGCACCGCGTGCGCGCGTTTCGCGAGCTGCTGGACCGCTACCCCGAGAACCGCAACAGCGCCACACTCATCATGATCGCCTCGCCCACACGGGACGACGTGCACGCGTATGCCGACCTGCGCCAGGAGCTTGAAGGGCTGTGCGGATCTGTCAACGGCGACTATGGCGAGCTCGACTGGATGCCCGTGCGCTACATCCACCGCATGGTCGCGCGCAAACGCGTGCCCGGCCTGTGCCGCGCGGCATCGGTGGGGCTGGTGACGCCGCTGCGCGACGGCATGAACCTGGTGGCCAAGGAATACGTGGTGGCACAGGACGCGGACGACCCCGGCGTGCTGGTGCTGTCGCGCTTTGCGGGTGCGGCCGAGCAGCTCAAGGAAGCGCTGCTGGTCAACCCCTACGATACGCAGGGCATGGCCGACACCATCCAGCTGGCGCTGCAAATGCCGCTGGTGGAGCGGCAGGCGCGTCACCAGAAACTCATGGCGCGTATCCGCCAGCACGACGTGCACTGGTGGCGCAAGACCTTTCTGAGCGCCCTGCAAAATTCAGAGGAATAA
- a CDS encoding DNA-binding domain-containing protein encodes MQLSAFQDDFSAALLGRAAQAPWLSALECQPGFAVYRNTALKGCIDALQANYPTVCQLVGEEWLRAAAGVFARARPPLDGLLVDYGAGFADFLTGFAPAAELPYLSAVARLDRCWTECHLAADATAHTPTLGRDWLAQQTPDTLPLMRLRPHPATRWAWSDEHPAYTLWQSHRDGLTPKEPLEWTGDGALLTRPHAEVVWHPLSRAGVAFLDACAQGHALEAAATSALGVEPTTDFAALINTLLDAGALIPTDSRPC; translated from the coding sequence ATGCAGCTGAGCGCCTTCCAGGACGACTTCTCTGCCGCGTTGCTCGGCCGTGCTGCGCAAGCACCGTGGCTGTCTGCGCTGGAATGCCAACCGGGCTTTGCCGTGTACCGCAACACCGCGCTCAAAGGCTGCATCGATGCGCTGCAGGCCAACTACCCCACGGTGTGCCAGCTGGTGGGCGAAGAGTGGCTCCGCGCCGCTGCGGGGGTGTTTGCCCGCGCCCGGCCGCCACTTGACGGCCTGCTGGTGGACTACGGCGCGGGGTTTGCCGACTTTCTGACCGGGTTTGCACCGGCGGCCGAGCTGCCCTACCTGAGTGCCGTGGCGCGCCTGGACCGCTGCTGGACCGAATGCCATCTGGCGGCAGACGCTACCGCCCATACCCCCACACTTGGCCGCGACTGGCTGGCACAGCAGACGCCCGACACATTGCCCCTGATGCGACTGCGCCCCCACCCCGCCACGCGCTGGGCCTGGAGCGACGAACATCCTGCGTACACCCTGTGGCAAAGCCACCGTGACGGCCTGACACCCAAAGAGCCGCTGGAGTGGACTGGCGATGGCGCCTTGCTCACCCGGCCCCATGCAGAAGTGGTGTGGCACCCCCTGTCGCGCGCTGGAGTGGCTTTTCTGGACGCCTGCGCCCAGGGTCACGCGCTGGAGGCCGCCGCCACTTCGGCGCTGGGTGTCGAACCCACCACAGACTTTGCGGCGCTGATCAACACCTTGCTGGACGCAGGCGCATTGATACCCACCGATTCACGACCATGCTGA
- a CDS encoding ethanolamine ammonia-lyase subunit EutB produces the protein MDCSSRYQHTAAGHRWQFADLRDLMAKATPLRSGDALAGLAAASAVERMAARMALAEVPLTTFLNEALVPYERDEVTRLILDTHDAAAFAPIAHLTVGDFRNWLLAHETDSATLAAVAPGITPEMAAAVSKLMRNQDLIAVARKSRVVTRFRNTIGLPGHLAVRLQPNHPTDDLRGIAASMIDGLLYGAGDAVIGVNPATDSITALTELVHMLNDVIERLGIPTQSCVLTHVTNTLQMIEQGAPVDLVFQSIAGTEAANAGFGISLALLQEARDAALSLRRGTLGNNVMYFETGQGSALSANAHHGVDQQTCEARAYGVARAFSPLLTNTVVGFIGPEYLYDGKQIIRAGLEDHFCGKLLGVPLGCDVCYTNHAEADSDDMDTLMTLLGTAGLTFMMGVPGADDIMLNYQSTSFHDALYLREVLGLRCAPEFDAWLQRMQITDAGGRLLPANAHHPALAQMRQLRFGA, from the coding sequence ATGGACTGCTCCAGCCGTTACCAGCACACCGCCGCCGGCCACCGCTGGCAGTTTGCTGACCTGCGCGACCTGATGGCCAAGGCGACGCCGCTGCGATCGGGCGATGCACTGGCGGGCCTGGCTGCCGCCAGCGCGGTGGAGCGTATGGCCGCCCGCATGGCGCTGGCCGAGGTGCCACTCACGACCTTCCTGAACGAGGCGCTGGTCCCGTATGAACGCGACGAGGTCACGCGCCTCATCCTCGACACGCACGATGCCGCTGCATTCGCACCCATTGCGCACCTCACTGTCGGCGACTTTCGCAATTGGCTGCTGGCGCACGAAACCGACAGCGCCACCCTCGCCGCCGTGGCGCCCGGCATCACGCCCGAGATGGCCGCCGCCGTGAGCAAGCTCATGCGCAACCAGGACCTGATCGCCGTGGCGCGCAAGTCCCGCGTGGTTACGCGGTTTCGCAACACCATTGGCCTGCCCGGCCACCTGGCCGTTCGGCTGCAGCCCAACCACCCCACAGACGATTTGCGTGGCATCGCGGCCTCGATGATCGACGGGCTGCTGTATGGCGCGGGCGATGCGGTGATCGGCGTGAACCCGGCGACGGACAGCATCACCGCGCTGACCGAGCTGGTTCACATGCTGAACGACGTGATAGAGCGGCTCGGCATTCCCACGCAGTCTTGCGTGCTCACGCATGTGACCAACACCCTCCAGATGATCGAGCAGGGCGCGCCTGTGGACCTGGTGTTCCAGTCGATTGCGGGTACCGAAGCGGCCAACGCGGGCTTTGGCATTTCGCTCGCACTGCTGCAGGAAGCACGCGATGCGGCGCTGTCGCTGCGCCGTGGAACCCTGGGCAACAACGTGATGTATTTTGAAACCGGCCAGGGCAGCGCCCTGTCGGCCAACGCACACCACGGCGTAGACCAGCAGACCTGCGAGGCGCGGGCGTACGGTGTGGCCCGGGCGTTCTCGCCGTTGCTGACCAACACGGTGGTCGGCTTTATCGGCCCCGAGTACCTGTACGACGGCAAACAGATCATTCGGGCGGGCCTGGAAGACCATTTCTGCGGCAAGCTGCTGGGTGTGCCGCTGGGCTGCGATGTTTGCTACACCAACCACGCCGAGGCCGACTCGGACGACATGGACACGCTGATGACGCTGCTGGGCACGGCGGGCCTGACCTTCATGATGGGCGTGCCGGGGGCGGACGACATCATGCTCAACTACCAGAGCACGTCGTTTCATGATGCCCTGTACCTGCGCGAGGTGCTGGGCCTGCGGTGTGCGCCCGAGTTCGATGCCTGGCTGCAGCGCATGCAGATCACGGATGCTGGCGGGCGGTTGTTGCCGGCCAACGCACACCACCCCGCGCTGGCGCAGATGCGGCAACTGAGGTTTGGCGCATGA
- a CDS encoding DUF2282 domain-containing protein, with protein sequence MSTRTLSLGALALAALTSGAAMAQTNAAPMDGAKPAMEKCYGVSMAGKNDCAAGPGTTCAGTSKMDYQGNAWKYVPAGTCATIKTPKGMGSLTPAKA encoded by the coding sequence ATGTCCACTCGCACCCTCAGCCTCGGCGCCCTGGCCCTCGCAGCCCTGACCTCTGGCGCCGCCATGGCCCAAACCAACGCAGCCCCCATGGACGGCGCCAAGCCCGCCATGGAGAAGTGCTACGGCGTCTCGATGGCGGGCAAGAACGACTGCGCCGCAGGCCCCGGCACCACCTGCGCAGGCACCTCCAAGATGGACTACCAGGGCAACGCCTGGAAGTATGTGCCCGCAGGCACTTGCGCCACCATCAAGACCCCCAAGGGCATGGGCTCGCTGACACCCGCCAAGGCCTGA
- the otsB gene encoding trehalose-phosphatase, which yields MQLLPQLTTAHALFLDFDGTLTELAPRPEAVRVASGLVPTLSSLHAHLGGALAIVTGRPEADIDGFLAPLRLPLASEHGAQYRLADISLPAISPPDLAPVLQAAHALAARHPGLLVEHKRVSVALHYRQAQHLEALCHDALASAMQHVEGVELLRGKCVFEVKPRGVHKGRAITDFMTQTPFAGRIPVFVGDDVTDEAGFAAVQALGGWGIKVGEGPTMAQHRCMTPAALRGWLSAARTHWNPPQPERNR from the coding sequence ATGCAGCTGCTCCCACAATTGACAACGGCGCATGCGCTTTTCCTGGATTTCGACGGCACGCTCACCGAGCTGGCGCCCCGCCCTGAGGCGGTGCGCGTCGCCTCGGGGCTGGTTCCCACACTGTCATCGTTGCATGCCCACCTGGGCGGCGCGCTGGCCATCGTGACGGGCCGGCCCGAGGCCGATATTGACGGATTTCTGGCGCCTCTGCGCTTGCCGCTGGCCAGTGAGCACGGCGCGCAATACCGCCTTGCCGACATCTCGCTGCCTGCGATTTCACCGCCCGACCTGGCGCCCGTTCTGCAGGCCGCCCACGCCCTCGCGGCACGCCACCCGGGGTTGCTGGTAGAGCACAAGCGGGTGAGCGTGGCCCTGCACTACCGCCAGGCCCAGCATCTGGAGGCCCTGTGCCACGATGCGCTGGCAAGTGCCATGCAGCACGTGGAGGGCGTAGAGCTTTTGCGCGGCAAGTGCGTGTTCGAGGTGAAGCCACGCGGCGTACACAAAGGCCGGGCCATCACCGATTTCATGACCCAGACGCCGTTCGCAGGGCGCATCCCGGTGTTCGTGGGCGACGACGTCACCGACGAGGCGGGCTTTGCCGCCGTGCAGGCGCTGGGCGGCTGGGGCATCAAGGTGGGTGAGGGCCCGACCATGGCGCAACACCGTTGCATGACGCCCGCCGCATTGCGGGGCTGGCTCTCGGCCGCGCGCACCCACTGGAACCCACCGCAACCGGAGCGAAACCGATGA
- the eutC gene encoding ethanolamine ammonia-lyase subunit EutC, whose translation MTYDHAPHGMRPDPWDDLRAHTQARVALGRAGAALPTAELLRFGLAHAQARDAVHVPLDAPALATQLQALGNATRLVHSAAPDRATYLLRPDLGRRLSDADAQALRDEAGDGAETVDLLVVVADGLSSLAVARHAPPLIDAIRQQAPAPWTLGPVVIAQQARVALGDEVGALLGARLVAVLIGERPGLSSPDSLGIYLTWHPQVGRHDAERNCISNVRREGLAPPAAAARLWWLCQEARRLQLTGIQLKDRSDALAINSS comes from the coding sequence ATGACATACGACCATGCACCACATGGCATGCGACCCGACCCCTGGGACGACCTGCGCGCCCACACCCAGGCACGCGTGGCGCTGGGGCGCGCGGGCGCAGCGCTGCCCACGGCCGAGCTGCTGCGCTTTGGGTTGGCGCATGCGCAGGCGCGCGATGCCGTGCACGTGCCGCTGGACGCACCAGCGTTGGCCACCCAACTCCAGGCCCTGGGCAACGCCACGCGCCTGGTACACAGCGCCGCGCCAGACCGCGCCACCTATTTGCTGCGCCCCGACCTGGGCCGGCGCCTGTCCGACGCGGACGCGCAGGCATTGCGGGACGAAGCGGGCGACGGCGCTGAGACCGTAGATCTGCTGGTGGTGGTGGCCGACGGCCTTTCGTCCCTGGCCGTGGCGCGACACGCGCCGCCGCTGATCGACGCGATTCGCCAGCAAGCGCCCGCGCCTTGGACACTGGGGCCGGTGGTGATCGCCCAGCAGGCGCGCGTGGCGCTGGGCGACGAGGTGGGCGCGCTGCTCGGAGCACGCCTGGTGGCGGTGTTGATCGGCGAGCGGCCGGGACTGAGCTCGCCCGATAGCCTGGGCATCTACCTGACCTGGCACCCGCAGGTGGGCCGCCACGACGCTGAACGCAATTGCATCTCCAACGTGCGGCGCGAGGGCCTGGCGCCCCCCGCCGCGGCGGCGCGGCTGTGGTGGCTGTGCCAGGAGGCGCGGCGCCTGCAGCTCACGGGGATACAGCTCAAGGACCGCAGCGATGCACTGGCCATCAATAGCTCATAG
- a CDS encoding DUF692 domain-containing protein — protein sequence MAQCSLTAGLGLKPQHYAEALHCTAPGLWWEVHPENYLADGGPRVAWLEAIRARHSVALHGVSLSLAADSPPDEAHLARLAALGRRVEPVIISEHLAWSSWRGQYLPDLLPFPRTQAALQRIADNIARTQDVLQRPIAIENPTHYLHIDGHDWLETDFLAELVRRTGCALLLDVNNVYVSANNLGFDAHAYLHAFPLRAVAEIHLAGHHADPVHGHALLIDSHDVPIAPGVWALYAQVIARTGPVPTLVERDDQLPAFCELLAERDQAHSALTATQPEEAPCS from the coding sequence ATGGCCCAGTGCTCTCTCACCGCCGGCCTGGGCCTCAAGCCCCAGCACTATGCCGAGGCGCTGCACTGCACCGCCCCGGGGCTGTGGTGGGAGGTGCACCCTGAAAACTACCTGGCCGATGGCGGCCCCCGCGTGGCTTGGCTGGAGGCCATCCGCGCGCGCCACTCCGTGGCACTGCACGGCGTGTCGTTGTCGCTTGCAGCCGATTCGCCGCCCGACGAGGCTCACCTGGCGCGGCTGGCCGCCCTTGGAAGGCGGGTGGAGCCCGTCATCATTTCAGAACACCTGGCCTGGTCCAGCTGGCGCGGGCAGTACCTGCCCGACCTGCTGCCGTTTCCGCGCACGCAGGCTGCCTTGCAACGCATCGCAGACAACATCGCCCGCACACAGGACGTGCTGCAACGCCCCATCGCCATCGAGAACCCCACGCACTACCTGCACATCGACGGCCACGACTGGCTGGAGACCGACTTCCTTGCAGAACTCGTGCGGCGCACCGGCTGCGCCCTGCTGCTGGACGTGAACAACGTGTACGTCAGCGCCAACAACCTGGGCTTTGACGCGCACGCCTACCTCCATGCGTTCCCCCTGCGCGCCGTGGCCGAAATCCACCTGGCAGGCCACCATGCCGACCCGGTGCATGGCCATGCCCTGCTGATCGACAGCCACGATGTGCCCATCGCCCCCGGGGTATGGGCGCTGTACGCGCAGGTGATCGCTCGCACCGGCCCCGTGCCCACCCTCGTCGAGCGGGACGACCAGCTGCCCGCCTTCTGCGAACTGCTGGCAGAGCGCGACCAGGCCCACAGCGCGCTCACAGCGACGCAGCCCGAGGAGGCCCCATGCAGCTGA